A window from Chrysemys picta bellii isolate R12L10 chromosome 2, ASM1138683v2, whole genome shotgun sequence encodes these proteins:
- the LOC101934397 gene encoding uncharacterized protein LOC101934397: protein MPRKRKHCQRAAPPQLAAVTAVGTPAVARAGSGCRIQLGRRTRSPAYFPFSFLPVDCQLHVFSFLSEVEKCTAALVCEAWSKLIRTPRLWRVADFMRLGAFQSGMDLVLVSAREFERWKEWVHQYAYHLTSRSASLLVLRASFDLGDQKTKWADFLSRFLDSVHCGELQELELNWTLTHLEPPDFYPPGICSMTQVSLTKMDQISNFQTLLEKFIQRSPKLTRMKLPFDWSAYSVAMLTQFQQLHTLELKYFWSFKGVCPEIMQDLTKALPNLKTLILHVLVPVKDLGISYSLESRSLEYLDVSQSRGLVFCHLDLPSLRVLRIKKTVRGIILNRRTRLALQSRWSCLYSLLRSGTPNLRVFNNQVLLPHWREQTYKELNALLLQSCYCVQHSDTWLL, encoded by the coding sequence ATGCCTCGGAAAAGGAAACATTGTCAGCGTGCAGCCCCCCCTCAGCTGGCTGCGGTCACTGCTGTGGGAACCCCAGctgtggccagggctggctcagggTGTCGCATACAGCTGGGTCGCAGGACTAGGAGCCCAGCCTACTTTCCCTTCAGCTTCCTGCCGGTGGACTGTCAGCTCCATGTCTTCTCTTTCCTTTCGGAGGTGGAGAAGTGCACAGCTGCCTTGGTTTGTGAAGCCTGGAGCAAGCTGATCCGCACCCCCAGGCTCTGGAGGGTGGCTGACTTCATGAGACTGGGGGCCTTCCAGTCAGGCATGGATTTGGTGCTGGTTTCTGCCAGAGAATTTGAGAGATGGAAAGAGTGGGTCCACCAGTATGCCTATCACCTGACCTCTCGCAGCGCTAGCCTGCTAGTCCTCAGGGCCAGCTTTGATTTGGGTGACCAGAAGACCAAATGGGCTGACTTCCTTTCACGCTTCTTGGACAGTGTCCactgtggggagctgcaggagctggagCTCAACTGGACCTTGACTCACTTGGAACCACCAGACTTCTACCCGCCAGGCATCTGCAGTATGACTCAGGTCAGcctgaccaaaatggaccagaTCAGCAACTTCCAGACCCTCTTGGAGAAGTTTATCCAGAGATCTCCAAAGCTCACCAGGATGAAGCTGCCCTTTGACTGGTCTGCATATTCCGTTGCCATGCTGACCCAGTTCCAGCAGCTTCACACCTTGGAGTTGAAATACTTCTGGAGCTTCAAAGGGGTTTGCCCAGAAATCATGCAAGATCTCACCAAAGCCCTGCCCAACCTCAAAACTCTCATCCTTCATGTGCTGGTGCCAGTCAAAGACTTGGGCATCTCCTATTCTCTGGAATCCAGATCCCTGGAGTACTTGGATGTGTCCCAGAGCCGTGGCCTGGTGTTCTGTCACCTCGACCTGCCCTCCCTGAGGGTGCTGAGGATCAAGAAGACGGTTCGGGGCATCATCCTGAACCGGAGGACTAGGCTGGCCCTTCAGAGTCGCTGGTCCTGTCTGTACAGCTTGCTACGGAGTGGCACGCCCAACCTTCGGGTGTTCAACAACCAGGTGTTGCTGCCGCACTGGCGGGAGCAGACGTACAAGGAGCTGAATGCCTTGCTGCTGCAATCATGCTACTGTGTTCAGCACTCGGACACGTGGTTACTGTAA